The Vibrio syngnathi DNA window GCGATCACACCCAAGCCTTAGCTGCAATGCAGCAACTTCCAGTAGAGCTCACGAGCAAAGGTGAAGTAAAACTGGCGATCGCAGAGTGTTTGTTAGAAACGCAACAATTTGATCTTGCAGAAGAACAGTTAAAAACGATCCCTCTTGAATACCAAGACAACTACTACAAAGGCTTAGTCGCGAAACTTGAACTTCACAAACAAGCAGCGGATAGCCCTGAAATACAGGCATTAGAAACCGCTCTGCAGCAAGACCCGAATGATGCTAAGACTGCCTCTGAGTTAGCATTACAATATCACCAAGTGAACCGCAACGAAGAAGCGATGGAGCTGTTGTGGTCTTTCCTAGCAAAAGATCTAAATGCTTGCGATGGCGATATGAAAAAAGAGTTCATGGACATCTTAAGTGCGCTTGGGCAAGGAAACCCAGTTGCCAGTAAGTACCGTCGACAACTGTACTCTCTGCTTTACTAACAAAACCCTTAAATCGTTAGATTAAACATCGAAAACTGACAATTCAATCAATTAGTTTATCGAATGAAACAATATAAAATGGGCCATAAAATCAATATTTTATGGCCCATTTCTCGTTTATAAATTTGCTCAGAATTTAAATATGAGCCAGTATCAATAGTGAACTATCAAAAACTTAAACTTACAAAGGATTTTGTATGGCTATTGATACATTGATTACTATTGGCGTCTTTACTGTCGTCGCACTACTGTTCATTTTCGCTGGTGTCAAAACCGTTCCACAGGGCAATAACTGGACCGTAGAACGTTTTGGCCGCTATACACAGACACTCAAACCAGGCCTAAACCTGATCATTCCATTTATCGATAAAGTCGGACAACGCATCAGTATGATGGAACGAGTTCTCGATATCCCAGCTCAAGAAGTCATCTCCAAAGATAATGCTAATGTCATGATTGATGCTGTCTGCTTCGTACAAGTTATCGATGCACCGAAAGCGGCTTATGAAGTAAATGACCTTGAACATGCAATTCGTAATTTAACCCTCACCAATATTCGTACCGTACTTGGGTCTATGGAGTTGGATGAAATGCTTAGTCAGCGTGACATGATTAACACTAAATTATTGAATATCGTTGATGAGGCCACAAATCCTTGGGGTGTAAAAGTTACTCGTATCGAAGCATCATCAGTATGAGATAAGATTGACACCCCTCAATTGACAGCTAAAAACCAGCAAAATCAAAGACTCCAGCCTGATCTTCTCCCTTAAACCAAGCCAGACCGATTGACAAAGCAAAGTGTCTCTAAAATTGACAAAAATCGGGGGTAAATGTGTCAATAATTGCCCATTTACAAGCTGTAAATGTCCGTGGACAATAAAAGTTTGATCATATTTGAGGCATATTGCTATCAACAAAAAGGTAAAAATGACAATCAAGATTGATCACACAAAAAATTGATCAATTTCAAAAACATTTTGGGGCAAAATTTCTCAATGCCTTTGCTAATTTAGCAAGCTATGAATAATCACAGGTATTGCAAAGTGAGTTTGAAGATCTGATGCGATCAGTAAAATCGCACTAACAAAAAGGAATTATTTAGGTGCGTACTAAGTGCGGTTACGTTAAATTTAGCGCCAACAAACACTATTAACCAAAATACCAATTATCATAAAAAGCCCCATCTTTGTTCCCTTGTTGTAAAAAATGGATCCCTTTGAGAGCCTTTCTTGTGTCTAAGTCGGAGTTTACACTAGGTACAGCTACGTGAGTCTTGGTGTGCACCGCTGTGCAGCAGTACACGCCGCCCAGAAGAATTTAATAGAGATTTTATGCGCGGTAAAAATCAGACTATAGATCGGTCATGAAACTTACATCGATGTAAAAAGTGGAGTCAAAGCCAAACAAAACGAGTGATACTCATCCTCCTATAGATCGGCCATGGGGTTTACTGCGATATCAATTCACCGCGAACCCTTGCGTAACAAAGGCTCTAAGCATCAGCCCATAGATTGGCTTTGAATTTACATCGATGTAAAAAGCGGAGTCAAAGCCAAACAAAACGAGTGATACTCATCCTCCTATAGATCGGCCATGGGGTTTACTGCGATATCAATTCACCGCGAACCCTTGCGTAACAAAGGCTCTAAGCATCAGCCCATAGATTGGCTTTGAATTTACATCGATGTAAAAAGCGGAGTCAAAGCCAAACAAAACGAGTGATACTCATCCTCCTATAGATCGGCCATGGGGTTTACTGCGATATCAATTCACCGAGAACCCTTACGTGACAAGGGCTCTAATCATCAGCCCATAGATTGGCTTTGAATTTACATCGATGTAAAAAGTGGAGCCAAAGCCAAACAAAACGAGTGATACTCATCCTCCTATAGATCGGCCATGGGGTTTACTGCGATATCAACTCACCGAGAACCCTTACGTGACAAGGGCTATAAGCATCAGCCCATAGATCGGCCATGAAACTTACATCGCAGAAATAATGCTCGTTGAGTATTGGTGTGCATCGGTGTGCAGCAGTGCACACCACCTTCGAAGAACTGAACATCAGATTCAATGTTTACAAACGATAACGAGAATCCGACTAACGCACACATTATTAGGAAATTAAAATTTTTTTTGATGGATCAAAGCTCGAAACTTCTTCATAACCAACGTATCCACGCTGGTTTGTATGAAATTTAATATTGAAATCAGAGAATTCCATACAATCATGGTTGTGTCCGTAGAACCAGACTGCAATTTTGTCAGCAAGATTTGAAAATTCATCACATTGGGATGCAAATGCAGGACCAAGTGGGCTACCCAAGTATTCAAGTTGTATTCCTTCTCTAGATGGAAGGTGATGGGTAACGACAACATTGATATCCTCTTTGGCTTTACTTATTGATTCATAGAGGAAGCGTCTAGATATCTGGTGAATTTCTCTCGCATCCAATGGTGAAAATGGCTTTCCATGATATTGAATTTTTCGATAGTCATTCAAGCCTGAACGAGCTAATTTCATCGACTTTTTAGGGGTCTCATAAAGTTCGAAATCGCTCCACAAAGTACAGCCATGGAATCTCACACCATTGATTACAACGCTATCATTTTCAAGAAAATATACGTTGGAATAACGTTCAGCTCTGCTCCTACATTCTTCTATCAATAGCTCTAGCGATGGAGCACCATAGGCCTCATGATTACCTAGAACATACACAACAGGCACATTAAATTGTGCAGCCCAATCAATTCCTTTGGTACCGAGGTGGATGTCTCCACTAAGTACGACGACATCTGCGTCAGTTTGCGGGCACTCCATTGGACCAAATTCCAAATGAAGGTCAGAGAGATGGCAGATTTCCATAAATATCTACTTTGATAATACTTGATGACCCCAGTGTAGCTCAGTGCTACAAATTCCTACAACCCGCAAATTGATACTTTTCAGGAGATGCCATAGCCTCACTAACTTCTGCGATAAGCTAACCCAATTCGTCACACGCTTCTTGGGCAACACAACTATAAAGGGGTTGTAATTACGTAACTTTAGTATGACTTTATGGACAGTTAACTCCTGAATGCGATTGGTATTATCTATTTGTGAAGAAACCTGACAGATTTTCCTGATTGAAAAAATCAATCTCCGCCACTAAATCATAACTTTACCATTCTTGCTCCTGCTGGACCGTCACTATTGTTATTACTTTTCAGCTCTGGTTTTAATAGTGTTTCTACAATTTCAATAGCCCTCTTAAGCTGAATTCTGTCTAGTTTGCATCCCAATAAGTGCTAGCACTGTAGAGGCGTAACACGTCTTTGGACACTTCCATTTTAGCGCGATAGCTAATTTAGCAAAGCATAAATTACTCAAGGTATGGCAAAAGTCGTATATGCTTGTGTCTAATATGACTGGAGCAGATCAAATCGCCGAGCGTTACGAATCTGCTTGAGTTGTTTGTTAGCTTAAATTTTTGATTTGCCTCCACGTTTCACAACCAATTTCATTCATAGCGTTAAAAATTTTGTTTTTTATCTTACCGTACCTAGCATCATCAAAGCTCTGAGCTTCCAAAGTAGCTGTATTCACACACTCTAGAATAAAGTTTTGGACATCTTGTATGGAGTTAAAAACCTCACCTTGCACTGGGTCATTCTTGTTCAACATTAATATAATTTCGTTGGATTGCTTCATTATTTTGGTAGAGATTTCATCCAACTTACTCTGAAACTGATCTCTAGGAACGTCGATTTCTCGCTTAAGCAGATTGTATTGAAGATCAATATATACGTAATTAGTGCCTACTAAATCACGCAGCTCTTTCAACCATCTCACTCTTTCACGAGTGATTACGTCGGCTATTAATTTTTGATGTTCTAAATCATTGTTCTTTAATTGTATATAAACGGTTGAACCTACTGTAATAAGCGCTGTTAAAATAGCGGTGCCACCTGTTATTGCTGCAACCCATACTGGATCGATAGTAGAAGCAGTGTTCTCTGCTATTCTCTCTAGAACTTCCATTACTTTAGACATACTTTCCTCTTCAAGCTAATGTTCAATTAAGGTGTGAGGCACGCAAGACCGTTACTTCTGCATACCACCTTAAACACTAAAAACAACGCATAGTAAAAATGCCACGCGTTGTGAATTGCCCTAGTCGTTTGCTAGGCAATTTCGTGCGTGACATCAAAACCGATCTCACTAAGACTATAAAAGCGAAGTGACACATTCTGTTCACTAGCTGTGGCTTGAAGGCGATCTATTTGAACTTCACTTAAGCTCGTTTTCGTATTTGTAACAAGCAATAAATACACTTCTGGGTCTTTACCTGTTATTTCCTTGTGACGCTCACGTATTTCAGCGGCTCGACGGATACTGTGGTGCATAAAAGGAAAGGACATGTTATTTCGAGTCCACTTCACCTCGAATATTTGGTTTATTTCACCAGTAGTTTTGAGACCATCGTACTCTGCTGATTTGCCTTTGGTTCGTAATCTAACCCCTCTTTCAATGGAGCCAAATTCACTGGATGCATAAGATAGTGCTTTATCCTCAACATCGAAAGATAGCCTCATTGAGTCAGGTCTGGACAAGTCTTGAATTTGCGATAAATCGATTTTATATTTGTTATCTTCATTAGTGTCAGGGACAGAGTCTAATTCTTGCTCTATCTCTTCTTGGAGCTTCCTTTTAATTGCATCTTCTCGCGAAAGTGCTTCTTTGCGATAGTTGAAGTAATTCTCATCTTTACGAATTATCGCAGCTAAATTTTGCAAAAATTCTAACTCAGTAACCGCAGTTGCAACGATAAATATCGCCGCAAAGTAGGTGCCCCAGTGTGATGAGAACAGAGCTATAGCCGCTACCAACATGATGGCAAACAATTTAGTTACATGCGTTTTGTCACTCTTGAACAACGATAAGAGTAAACATAGTATCGAGATAGTTAACACGAGCGTCCCTATCTGACTCGAATATGTATCCGGACCTAAAAATTCCAACGTATTCTCCTTATTTGCCTGACGCTTGTTAGATAGCATTTTTCCGTGTTTGCATTCCATCTATGTTGCTGTGATTCAATATAAAACTCAAATATTATCAATCTGTTGTGTGAATCTAAAGAGGGTTTCGGGGGGAGAGTTACGGAAAATTTCCGTATAAGTGCCCAAAGTAAGGATTAGATTAATTTGGTCTATTGCTGTACTGGCTAGGTGGTGAGCTCGTTGGATCTGAGAAGCTTTGGGGTGCTTCACTTTCGATGTTGCTGCCATCAATCGCATCAGCAGGAAACAAATCAATCGCTTTCGTGAGATACAAATGGTCGTTTCGGATGTTACCTGCCGTTAACTCAATTACTCAATACTTCATTTTTACCTCGTTTACTACTAACATTTTATTAGCTGCGGACTCAATCAAGTGCTTCTAGGTTAGAGTAATGAGAGACTTTAACAACAGAACCCAAAAATGAACTCAGCGCTTTATTCTTTCTTGTCAATTGATTGAAATATTCACACACTCGTTTGTCAACGGTAAACACACCTGTAAACAAAGCAAAGACACACATATGTTTATCTTGCATATTACTGCCGTGGGCAAACTTTTCAAATTTCATTGCCGTTTCAAAATGGCCCCATATTTCCCACGTAATTTGGGAGCTATAGGGTAGTTGTTTTTCTAGATATTCTGGTAATCCAAGAGAGTTTAAAACAATTTTTAATTGCTGATTATATACCGCTATGCTCCCCAACTGACCAATAGTTGTATTACTAGAGACTTGTTCAAGCTTCACTCCTGATGAGCGCACATATGCCTCATATACCGAGATATCATTACTAAACATACCAGCAGAGCTTTGCAGTAAATCCCTAGTAAAGTTGGCTGCTACTTCGCTAGGATTTGATAACTTCTGATCGCCACTAGTCTGTAGGTGTTTACAAAGGTTATTTTCAAAAGCTTTAAGGCTTTCCATCAAATCAGTTGGATTCCGCAGCTGATAGTCAAACAAACTAGACAACTTAATTTTGTCAATTGCCTTATCCTGAACGTGACAAATCGATTCAATCTCCTTATCTCGTTGACTATAAGGAATGCCTAAGTCACGAATAGACATATACAAGCTTTGAAAAATCTCTACAAACTCAGTTCCTTTTGAATAGTTAACCAACGACTCTTCAACCGTCTGAATGAGTAAATCTGTATTTTTGCCAAGCCCATCTAGCGTCAACAAAGCTTCTATTTTATGAATATCAAGAATAGAACCTAGTCCTGCATTAGGGTCATGGCTGCTAAGCCATGCGACATAAGGAAATTGTTGAAACAAAGACCACCTATTTAAAACAGTACCTGTGTCCTCATGCTGAAGTATTTCTAAGATATGATGATAGGTCACGAATGGTATGTACCCATTCACAACTAAATGATCCACGGTCTTTTTTGCCTTACTACGAAGTACTTCATTGTCAGAAAAATAGTCTTTTGCTATGTCTCCAAAAATTGAAGTATCAATAGAAATCAACTTTGATTTACTCATAAGTCCCTTCTTACACTTGAGCAGCTAACGATTTTAATATCGTGCCAGCACGAATTTATGTATTCAGCATATCTCAAAAAAACCTGCCTAACCAACTGAAAATTAAGTATATAATTAGTTTAACCCTGATTTCTAGTTGAAAACCGTGCAAGCACATATTGCTTCCAATTCAAGGCATGTTATCAATCAAAAACTTCCTTTTAGTTCTCAATTATTCAATAGCTTAGAAATAGTTGAACAACATGTTCGTGAGTGTAATTGAAGGTGAGTCTGTTGTGGATTAGAACATTTAGCTACATTGCTGGAGCTCTAGGCATGAGGAAAAGTAAGGCAAGTTGCAGGGGTTCAAACTGAGTTCAATCCCTCTCTGGCTCACTTTGGGGTAGATATGAGCTAGCTGGCACTTTTTAGAAAAGTGCCATGAGTAAAACTTCAGGTCTATGAAGCCTCTGGACATTTTTGAGTTGCCGATTTTACCAATTACTGATTAGCCGAATTATGGGAATAACGCCTCAGACACCAGTTCAGCTTTGCTGCGTCCGAGTGCTTTGATTTGTTATTTTCTATTTTTCCACGATTTACCAAATGCCAACTTATCTGAACCAAGAGCTAAGAACTCATTGTTTTTTATCAACTTTTTGGTTTTATCTTTAAATCGATTGATCTTGTCTATCGAAATAAACACCTGTTTTTCAGTAGAAGAATATTCCTCAAAAATATCCTCAATTGCATGATCTTCTATATTTGAGAACACTATCAAATCGTGAATCAAAGCTGGTAGATACGTTTTCTCCAAAATACTCATATCCAAGGAAACCATATTTGCATACGCCTTACCTGTTCCTGAATCTTCGTTATGATCAAACTCATATCTGGTATCAAAAAATTTAATCTTAGGCGAAACCGGATCTCCCTTATAAAATTTCTTGATATATTTTGACATGGTATTATTCAAATCACTTTCAATAAAAGAAAGCGACTTGGTATAACTTTCAATAATCTGTCCGGCAATCTCACCAACTTTACCATCAATTGTTGATTTTATTTCACGAAACCTAAGCTGATCGCGAATATCTTTTTCTTCAGATGATAGTTCAAGCATTTTATCAACTAAACCAGAAGGCTTTCCTACAACCCTTGCAGACTCAAGTAATTTAGCTTCAACCGATTTTATTTCAAGCTCTAGAGATTTAATCTGTTCTTCCAACAAAGACTTTTCTTCTCTTAACTCAGCTTTTAGAATTTTGGTAATTCCTGAGTGGAATTGTTCAACTTTAGCTAACTTATCGATATCAACTTCAGGAAAGTATTCCTTAAGCTTTTCAAAATTCCTTTTATTAGCAGTGTTTCCGTAAGTTAGGTTGTCATCTGTTCTTTTAAGCCTATTTTTTAGAAAAAAAACACTGTTAACAAGCTCATCCTTCTCAGACTTAATTTTTAGATTCTCTTCATTAATAATCTGGCTTGCATTTATAGAATAATTTTCTAGGCTTTCTTTTATTTTCGTAATTTCAGATTCAAGTTCATTTAACCTTGATTCACTTTTTGCCTTTTGTGGTTTAGTGAGCGACTTTATATAACCTTCATTGAAAGCGCCTTTAAGAACGCTTTTCTTCTTTT harbors:
- a CDS encoding co-chaperone YbbN, coding for MQSPHIVELNEQNFRQVLEGSMQTPVLIHFWAPMSQESAQVIPELQTLTQQYNGAFTLALLNCEQEQAIASQFGVQALPTIALFVNGQPVDGLGGPQSLEAIIEMLSKHLPSQDELALRQALEQMQAGDHTQALAAMQQLPVELTSKGEVKLAIAECLLETQQFDLAEEQLKTIPLEYQDNYYKGLVAKLELHKQAADSPEIQALETALQQDPNDAKTASELALQYHQVNRNEEAMELLWSFLAKDLNACDGDMKKEFMDILSALGQGNPVASKYRRQLYSLLY
- a CDS encoding metallophosphoesterase gives rise to the protein MEICHLSDLHLEFGPMECPQTDADVVVLSGDIHLGTKGIDWAAQFNVPVVYVLGNHEAYGAPSLELLIEECRSRAERYSNVYFLENDSVVINGVRFHGCTLWSDFELYETPKKSMKLARSGLNDYRKIQYHGKPFSPLDAREIHQISRRFLYESISKAKEDINVVVTHHLPSREGIQLEYLGSPLGPAFASQCDEFSNLADKIAVWFYGHNHDCMEFSDFNIKFHTNQRGYVGYEEVSSFDPSKKILIS
- a CDS encoding DUF2326 domain-containing protein, whose translation is MLKEIRCSQLIEEKLEFNSGLNVLTGPEDGANSIGKSSVLMLLDFAFAGDDFLKLCSDVIDNVGIVTVEMDFSFDDVKYSFSRSTNDPKVVIFLSEKDRPEKSIDEYRSFLKEIFRFPDYGSSFRGAVNPFFRIWGKDNYNPNKPLNSFPNEPYSSIKPSLLKLYSLYGSLRELEKEKSATEKKKSVLKGAFNEGYIKSLTKPQKAKSESRLNELESEITKIKESLENYSINASQIINEENLKIKSEKDELVNSVFFLKNRLKRTDDNLTYGNTANKRNFEKLKEYFPEVDIDKLAKVEQFHSGITKILKAELREEKSLLEEQIKSLELEIKSVEAKLLESARVVGKPSGLVDKMLELSSEEKDIRDQLRFREIKSTIDGKVGEIAGQIIESYTKSLSFIESDLNNTMSKYIKKFYKGDPVSPKIKFFDTRYEFDHNEDSGTGKAYANMVSLDMSILEKTYLPALIHDLIVFSNIEDHAIEDIFEEYSSTEKQVFISIDKINRFKDKTKKLIKNNEFLALGSDKLAFGKSWKNRK